The nucleotide sequence GCCGTTTCAATGCCAAATTGTATTGAAGGAAATTCGGTAAGTGCGGTGTAAAGTTCAGTTTCTTCAAGATGTATATTGTCACATACCCATTGAAGCTTTTCTTCGTAATCCGGACGATCATCTACCGATAGTGAGCGAAGCAGACCACATTCCCCTACTCCTTGATTTTCTTCATTCTTTAAAAGCAGAAAGTAAGTTTCTTTAGTCTTCATCACACCGCGGGAAGTTCCTCCGGGAATTTTAAATTGTAAGATGTGCTTTTTAAAACTTGCTTTGAGCATTTGTATGATTTGTTGTGATACCGGAGTGTTGGATTAACATCCCGTTAAATCTCCCTTTAAGGGAGGTAACATATAGATAAAAAAGTAGTAAGGAAGGCAAGCTAGTCATCTAACCGTTTTCTACAATTCTATACTTTCTCCAATTTCGAGCAACATAAGATCCTTATTTGCGTCGTAGAATTTCTTTTTGGCCTCTTCATGATCGATTTCAATAAAGCCAAAAGTGTCATAATGAACACCGAGGACCTTATCACATTGAACGAAATCACTGGCGATGATGGCATCATCGATTCCCATGGTAAAATTATCACCAATTGGTAAGATCGCCAGATCGAGTTTGGTTATCATAGGGATAAGTTTCATATCCATGGTAAGCGCCGTATCACCGGCGATATAAATATTCTTACGTTCACCCTCAATGACGAATCCGCCGGGTTGCCCTCCATAACTCCCGTCGGGAAAAGAACTGGTGTGGATGGCATTTACATATTTTACATTTCCAAAATCGAATTGCCAATTTCCCCCGTGATTCATTGGATGTACCTCAATGCCCTTTTCTTGGTAATGCATCGCAATTTCATAATTACTCACTATGGTAGCTCCGGTATTCTTTGCAATGGCTTCGGCATCCAGAATATGATCCTGGTGGGCATGGGTTAATAAAATATAATCGGCTTTTAACGTCATGATATCAACTTTATCCTTAGCAAGATCATTTCCACTTATAAAAGGATCTACAATTAGATTTTTACCTGCGACTTCAATGGCCAGACTATTCTGACCGTAAAATGTAATTTTCATCGTTATTAATTTTCCTTAAATATAAATCTAAAAGAAATTGATCGCAAAAAAGAGTAAAGCAAATAAAAAAGTACTGAGTGCTACTTTTTTTAACTCGGGAT is from Constantimarinum furrinae and encodes:
- a CDS encoding metal-dependent hydrolase is translated as MKITFYGQNSLAIEVAGKNLIVDPFISGNDLAKDKVDIMTLKADYILLTHAHQDHILDAEAIAKNTGATIVSNYEIAMHYQEKGIEVHPMNHGGNWQFDFGNVKYVNAIHTSSFPDGSYGGQPGGFVIEGERKNIYIAGDTALTMDMKLIPMITKLDLAILPIGDNFTMGIDDAIIASDFVQCDKVLGVHYDTFGFIEIDHEEAKKKFYDANKDLMLLEIGESIEL